A DNA window from Camelina sativa cultivar DH55 chromosome 13, Cs, whole genome shotgun sequence contains the following coding sequences:
- the LOC104736785 gene encoding pentatricopeptide repeat-containing protein At5g27270-like isoform X2, producing MAEETFLEMLEVGCEPDAVACGTMLCTYARWGRHNAMLTFYKAVQERRIILASSVYNFMMSSLQKKSLSLHEKVIDFWLEMVEEGVPPTEFTYTLVVSSYAKQGFNEDALETFGEMKSLGFVPEEVTYSSVIGFSVKAGDWDQAVRLYEDMRSQGIVPSNYTCASMLSLYYKTENYPKALSLFADMERNKIPADEVIRGLIIRIYGKLGLFHDAQSMFEETERLNLLADEKTYLAMSQVHLNSGNVVKALDVIEMMKTREVPFSRFAFILMLQCYAKIQNVDCAEEAFRALSKTGLPDASSCNDMLNLYTRLNLGEKAKVFIKQIMADQVDFDIELYKTAMRVYCKEGMVAEARYLVEKMSREAGVKDNRFVQTLVEAMHIERNKQVKHEAVINVSRLDLTALGLLLNLRLKEGNLNETEAILKLMFTTDHGSLAVNRVIISFVREGDVSKAEILADLIIELGLTIEEETVATLIAVYGRLHKLKEAKRLYRTAEESKNLGKSVISSMIDAYVRCGWLEDAYGLFMESAKKGIDPGAVTVSILVNALTNRGKHREAEHISQTCLENGMELDTVGYNTLIKAMLEAGKLQYASEIYERMHNSGVPCSIQTYNTMISVYGRGLQLDKAIEIFSSARRSGLYLDEKIYTNMIMHYGKAGKMREALALFTEMQKKGIKPGTPSYNMMVKICASSRLHSEVDELLQAMERSGRCTDSSSTYLSLVQAYAESSQYAEAEKTITFMEEKGIPLSHSHFSSLLSAFVKAGMMDDAERIYSKMSEAGITPDNACKRTILKGYMSCGKAEKGILFYEKMISSSVEDDKFVSSVVQDLYKAVGKEQDV from the exons ATGGCTGAGGAAACTTTTTTGGAAATGCTTGAAGTGGGATGTGAACCAGATGCAGTAGCTTGTGGTACAATGTTGTGTACATACGCTAGATGGGGACGTCACAACGCTATGTTGACGTTTTACAAAGCTGTTCAAGAAAGGCGGATCATTTTAGCTTCTTCCGTGTATAATTTCATGATGTCGTCTCTTCAGAAGAAATCACTTTCACTTCATGAGAAAGTGATTGATTTCTGGTTAGAAATGGTCGAGGAAGGTGTGCCACCGACTGAATTCACGTATACGTTAGTTGTGAGCTCATATGCTAAACAGGGTTTTAACGAGGATGCGTTGGAAACTTTTGGTGAGATGAAAAGCTTGGGGTTTGTCCCAGAGGAAGTAACTTACAGCTCGGTTATTGGTTTTAGTGTGAAGGCTGGTGATTGGGATCAGGCTGTTAGGTTGTATGAGGATATGAGATCTCAAGGAATCGTTCCGAGCAACTATACTTGTGCTTCTATGTTGAGTTTATATTACAAAACTGAGAATTACCCGAAAGCGCTTTCTCTCTTTGCAGACatggaaagaaataaaattccAGCTGATGAGGTCATTCGTGGGTTGATCATCAGAATATATGGGAAGCTTGGACTTTTCCATGATGCGCAAAGTATGTTTGAGGAGACTGAACGTTTGAATCTACTGGCTGATGAGAAAACGTATTTGGCAATGTCTCAAGTTCATTTGAACTCGGGAAATGTTGTCAAGGCATTAGATGTAATTGAAATGATGAAGACCAGAGAGGTTCCTTTTTCCAGATTTGCCTTTATTTTGATGTTACAGTGTTATGCTAAGATACAGAATGTTGACTGTGCTGAGGAAGCATTTCGAGCTTTATCAAAGACTGGACTTCCTGATGCTAGTTCTTGTAACGACATGCTCAATTTGTATACCAGACTCAATTTAGGAGAGAAAGCTAAGGTTTTTATCAAGCAGATAATGGCTGATCAAGTGGACTTTGATATAGAGCTTTACAAGACGGCTATGAGAGTATATTGCAAGGAGGGAATGGTAGCAGAAGCTAGATATCTGGTAGAGAAAATGAGTAGAGAAGCCGGGGTTAAGGATAACAGATTTGTACAAACACTTGTAGAGGCAATGCATATCGaaagaaacaagcaagttaAACACGAAGCAGTTATAAACGTGAGTCGACTTGATCTCACAGCTCTAGGATTGCTGCTCAATTTGCGACTAAAAGAGGGAAATTTGAATGAGACTGAAGCAATACTGAAATTAATGTTCACGACTGATCATGGTTCATTGGCAGTAAATCGAGTCATAATTAGCTTTGTGAGAGAAG GTGATGTATCTAAAGCAGAGATTCTTGCCGATTTGATTATTGAACTAGGACTCACGATAGAGGAAGAAACAGTCGCGACTTTGATTGCTGTTTATGGGAGGCTACATAAGCTTAAAGAGGCGAAACGGCTTTACCGTACAGCAGAAGAATCTAAAAATCTGGGAAAATCTGTTATCAGCTCAATGATTGATGCTTACGTGAGATGTGGCTGGCTTGAAGATGCATATGGACTCTTCATGGAATCAGCAAAAAAGGGCATTGACCCAGGAGCTGTTACCGTCAGCATACTTGTTAATGCTCTAACAAATCGAG GGAAACACCGGGAAGCAGAACATATATCACAGACCTGCCTTGAAAACGGTATGGAGCTTGACACCGTGGGGTATAATACTCTTATCAAGGCAATGCTAGAAGCAG GTAAACTACAATATGCATCCGAAATTTATGAGCGGATGCATAACTCAGGTGTTCCTTGTTCGATTCAGACCTATAACACAATGATCAG CGTATACGGGCGGGGTCTGCAGCTGGACAAAGCAATTGAGATTTTTAGTAGCGCTCGTAGATCGGGATTATATCTGGACGAgaaaatatacacaaatatgATCATGCATTATGGAAAGGCTG GAAAAATGCGTGAAGCATTGGCATTGTTTACTGAAATGCAGAAGAAAGGGATTAAACCTGGAACG CCTAGCTACAACATGATGGTCAAGATATGTGCAAGCAGTAGACTCCATAGCGAGGTCGATGAACTTCTGCAAGCAATGGAAAGAAGTGGTCGCTGTACCGACTCATCATCCACATATCTCTCTTTAGTTCAAGCCTATGCCGAGAGTTCACAGTACGCAGAAGCGGAGAAGACCATAACTTTCATGGAAGAGAAAGGCATCCCACTATCTCACAGCCATTTCAGTTCATTGCTCTCTGCTTTTGTCAAAGCTGGGATGATGGATGATGCCGAAAGAATATACTCCAAGATGTCTGAAGCCGGTATAACTCCAGACAATGCTTGCAAGCGCACGATCCTAAAGGGATACATGAGCTGTGGTAAGGCGGAGAAAGGGATCTTGTTCTATGAGAAAATGATAAGTAGCTCTGTAGAAGATGACAAATTTGTTAGCAGTGTAGTCCAAGATCTGTATAAAGCTGTTGGTAAAGAACAAGATgtataa
- the LOC104736785 gene encoding pentatricopeptide repeat-containing protein At5g27270-like isoform X1 produces MRSDFLTSTTHFNPSIFLPKVPSRKSKISVTSSSSPGVRPDPWSLSDGNPEKPKPRYERPKHPLSDDDARRIIKKKAQYLSTLRRNQGSHAMTPKWIKRTPEQMVQYLEDDRNGQMYGKHVVAAIKTVRGLSQRRQGSGDDMRFVMSSFVTKLSFRDMCVVLKEQRGWRQVRDFFSWMKLQLTYRPNVVVYTIVLRLYGQVGKIKMAEETFLEMLEVGCEPDAVACGTMLCTYARWGRHNAMLTFYKAVQERRIILASSVYNFMMSSLQKKSLSLHEKVIDFWLEMVEEGVPPTEFTYTLVVSSYAKQGFNEDALETFGEMKSLGFVPEEVTYSSVIGFSVKAGDWDQAVRLYEDMRSQGIVPSNYTCASMLSLYYKTENYPKALSLFADMERNKIPADEVIRGLIIRIYGKLGLFHDAQSMFEETERLNLLADEKTYLAMSQVHLNSGNVVKALDVIEMMKTREVPFSRFAFILMLQCYAKIQNVDCAEEAFRALSKTGLPDASSCNDMLNLYTRLNLGEKAKVFIKQIMADQVDFDIELYKTAMRVYCKEGMVAEARYLVEKMSREAGVKDNRFVQTLVEAMHIERNKQVKHEAVINVSRLDLTALGLLLNLRLKEGNLNETEAILKLMFTTDHGSLAVNRVIISFVREGDVSKAEILADLIIELGLTIEEETVATLIAVYGRLHKLKEAKRLYRTAEESKNLGKSVISSMIDAYVRCGWLEDAYGLFMESAKKGIDPGAVTVSILVNALTNRGKHREAEHISQTCLENGMELDTVGYNTLIKAMLEAGKLQYASEIYERMHNSGVPCSIQTYNTMISVYGRGLQLDKAIEIFSSARRSGLYLDEKIYTNMIMHYGKAGKMREALALFTEMQKKGIKPGTPSYNMMVKICASSRLHSEVDELLQAMERSGRCTDSSSTYLSLVQAYAESSQYAEAEKTITFMEEKGIPLSHSHFSSLLSAFVKAGMMDDAERIYSKMSEAGITPDNACKRTILKGYMSCGKAEKGILFYEKMISSSVEDDKFVSSVVQDLYKAVGKEQDV; encoded by the exons ATGAGGAGTGACTTCCTCACTTCCACAACGCACTTCAATCCTTCAATTTTTCTTCCCAAAGTACCCTCAAGAAAGTCAAAAATATCAGTAACGTCATCTTCTTCCCCCGGAGTACGACCCGACCCGTGGTCACTCAGCGACGGTAACCCAGAAAAACCGAAACCGAGATACGAGAGGCCGAAACATCCGTTATCAGACGACGACGCTCGACGAATCATAAAGAAGAAAGCACAGTATCTAAGCACGTTGAGAAGGAACCAAGGCTCACACGCTATGACTCCCAAATGGATTAAGCGAACTCCTGAGCAAATGGTTCAGTATTTGGAAGATGATCGGAATGGTCAGATGTACGGGAAACATGTGGTGGCTGCGATTAAAACCGTGAGAGGCTTGTCACAGAGGAGACAAGGTAGTGGTGATGATATGAGATTCGTGATGAGTAGCTTTGTGACGAAGCTGAGCTTTAGAGATATGTGTGTCGTTTTAAAAGAACAAAGAGGTTGGAGACAAGTTCGAGATTTCTTCTCTTGGATGAAACTGCAG TTAACTTACCGTCCGAATGTAGTTGTCTATACGATTGTTCTTCGGTTGTATGGACAAGTCGGGAAGATTAAGATGGCTGAGGAAACTTTTTTGGAAATGCTTGAAGTGGGATGTGAACCAGATGCAGTAGCTTGTGGTACAATGTTGTGTACATACGCTAGATGGGGACGTCACAACGCTATGTTGACGTTTTACAAAGCTGTTCAAGAAAGGCGGATCATTTTAGCTTCTTCCGTGTATAATTTCATGATGTCGTCTCTTCAGAAGAAATCACTTTCACTTCATGAGAAAGTGATTGATTTCTGGTTAGAAATGGTCGAGGAAGGTGTGCCACCGACTGAATTCACGTATACGTTAGTTGTGAGCTCATATGCTAAACAGGGTTTTAACGAGGATGCGTTGGAAACTTTTGGTGAGATGAAAAGCTTGGGGTTTGTCCCAGAGGAAGTAACTTACAGCTCGGTTATTGGTTTTAGTGTGAAGGCTGGTGATTGGGATCAGGCTGTTAGGTTGTATGAGGATATGAGATCTCAAGGAATCGTTCCGAGCAACTATACTTGTGCTTCTATGTTGAGTTTATATTACAAAACTGAGAATTACCCGAAAGCGCTTTCTCTCTTTGCAGACatggaaagaaataaaattccAGCTGATGAGGTCATTCGTGGGTTGATCATCAGAATATATGGGAAGCTTGGACTTTTCCATGATGCGCAAAGTATGTTTGAGGAGACTGAACGTTTGAATCTACTGGCTGATGAGAAAACGTATTTGGCAATGTCTCAAGTTCATTTGAACTCGGGAAATGTTGTCAAGGCATTAGATGTAATTGAAATGATGAAGACCAGAGAGGTTCCTTTTTCCAGATTTGCCTTTATTTTGATGTTACAGTGTTATGCTAAGATACAGAATGTTGACTGTGCTGAGGAAGCATTTCGAGCTTTATCAAAGACTGGACTTCCTGATGCTAGTTCTTGTAACGACATGCTCAATTTGTATACCAGACTCAATTTAGGAGAGAAAGCTAAGGTTTTTATCAAGCAGATAATGGCTGATCAAGTGGACTTTGATATAGAGCTTTACAAGACGGCTATGAGAGTATATTGCAAGGAGGGAATGGTAGCAGAAGCTAGATATCTGGTAGAGAAAATGAGTAGAGAAGCCGGGGTTAAGGATAACAGATTTGTACAAACACTTGTAGAGGCAATGCATATCGaaagaaacaagcaagttaAACACGAAGCAGTTATAAACGTGAGTCGACTTGATCTCACAGCTCTAGGATTGCTGCTCAATTTGCGACTAAAAGAGGGAAATTTGAATGAGACTGAAGCAATACTGAAATTAATGTTCACGACTGATCATGGTTCATTGGCAGTAAATCGAGTCATAATTAGCTTTGTGAGAGAAG GTGATGTATCTAAAGCAGAGATTCTTGCCGATTTGATTATTGAACTAGGACTCACGATAGAGGAAGAAACAGTCGCGACTTTGATTGCTGTTTATGGGAGGCTACATAAGCTTAAAGAGGCGAAACGGCTTTACCGTACAGCAGAAGAATCTAAAAATCTGGGAAAATCTGTTATCAGCTCAATGATTGATGCTTACGTGAGATGTGGCTGGCTTGAAGATGCATATGGACTCTTCATGGAATCAGCAAAAAAGGGCATTGACCCAGGAGCTGTTACCGTCAGCATACTTGTTAATGCTCTAACAAATCGAG GGAAACACCGGGAAGCAGAACATATATCACAGACCTGCCTTGAAAACGGTATGGAGCTTGACACCGTGGGGTATAATACTCTTATCAAGGCAATGCTAGAAGCAG GTAAACTACAATATGCATCCGAAATTTATGAGCGGATGCATAACTCAGGTGTTCCTTGTTCGATTCAGACCTATAACACAATGATCAG CGTATACGGGCGGGGTCTGCAGCTGGACAAAGCAATTGAGATTTTTAGTAGCGCTCGTAGATCGGGATTATATCTGGACGAgaaaatatacacaaatatgATCATGCATTATGGAAAGGCTG GAAAAATGCGTGAAGCATTGGCATTGTTTACTGAAATGCAGAAGAAAGGGATTAAACCTGGAACG CCTAGCTACAACATGATGGTCAAGATATGTGCAAGCAGTAGACTCCATAGCGAGGTCGATGAACTTCTGCAAGCAATGGAAAGAAGTGGTCGCTGTACCGACTCATCATCCACATATCTCTCTTTAGTTCAAGCCTATGCCGAGAGTTCACAGTACGCAGAAGCGGAGAAGACCATAACTTTCATGGAAGAGAAAGGCATCCCACTATCTCACAGCCATTTCAGTTCATTGCTCTCTGCTTTTGTCAAAGCTGGGATGATGGATGATGCCGAAAGAATATACTCCAAGATGTCTGAAGCCGGTATAACTCCAGACAATGCTTGCAAGCGCACGATCCTAAAGGGATACATGAGCTGTGGTAAGGCGGAGAAAGGGATCTTGTTCTATGAGAAAATGATAAGTAGCTCTGTAGAAGATGACAAATTTGTTAGCAGTGTAGTCCAAGATCTGTATAAAGCTGTTGGTAAAGAACAAGATgtataa